Proteins co-encoded in one Deltaproteobacteria bacterium genomic window:
- a CDS encoding TRAP transporter small permease produces the protein MAGHPGAASSTPSMLNTLNRAFDRTNRVLGYVSASFVVVMAVTVLYDVLARMLFAAPTIWVLDINEYLLVYLCFVPSAWILMNDHHVKVEIVTARLTPASQGSLRIVTDFLGLIYCVVLAWQGWVVAWHAFENGYRFSTALNLPKFPVLVIIPIGAAWLGLAFVVRILTGSHAHPATTPEKGGL, from the coding sequence ATGGCAGGGCACCCGGGGGCCGCCTCCTCCACCCCCTCCATGCTGAATACGCTGAACCGCGCATTCGACCGGACGAACCGCGTGCTGGGCTACGTCTCCGCTTCGTTCGTCGTGGTCATGGCGGTGACCGTTCTCTACGACGTGCTCGCCCGCATGCTCTTCGCCGCGCCCACCATCTGGGTCCTCGACATCAACGAATACCTGCTGGTGTACCTCTGCTTCGTTCCGTCCGCCTGGATCCTCATGAACGACCACCACGTGAAGGTGGAAATCGTCACCGCTCGACTCACGCCGGCATCGCAAGGCAGCCTGCGCATCGTCACCGACTTCCTGGGGCTCATCTACTGCGTTGTGCTCGCGTGGCAGGGCTGGGTGGTGGCGTGGCACGCGTTCGAGAACGGCTACCGGTTCTCCACCGCGCTCAACCTGCCGAAGTTCCCGGTGCTGGTGATCATCCCCATCGGGGCCGCGTGGCTGGGTCTCGCCTTTGTAGTCCGAATCCTCACTGGATCGCACGCGCACCCCGCGACGACTCCCGAGAAGGGAGGCCTCTGA
- a CDS encoding TRAP transporter large permease subunit, with product MFGALIVLMASGIPIAFAFGVLNLGFLYVLVGPGAVQAIALSSFTSIGTFAFIALPLFVLMGELVLHSGLAALAITSIGKWLGRVPGRLAVLAVLAGTAFGAGSGSSMASSATLGTILVPEMRKQGYDTGLAVGTLATSGGLAVLIPPSALMVIFGGISQLSVGDLLIGGILPGLLLATLLFGYIVIICSVRPDLAPAVELEKVSWSERLNALLYFLPLVVLVLVVLGSIFMGIATPSESAAMGVAGAFCLAVAYRRLSREILRKALLGTVEVSGFALLIVTSATAFSQILAHSGAAMGLSTFATELPVSPWIIIAAMQIVILIMGAFMEPISIMLITVPIFFPVIRSLGLDPLWFAIVTMVNIELSLITPPFGMNLFVLKGVSPPDVTLGAIYRGVIPFVLINIIALALVMLFPPIAIWLPGLMR from the coding sequence ATGTTCGGCGCCCTGATCGTGCTCATGGCGTCGGGCATCCCGATCGCGTTCGCGTTCGGCGTGCTGAACCTCGGGTTCCTTTACGTGTTGGTGGGCCCGGGCGCGGTCCAGGCCATCGCCCTCAGCAGCTTCACGAGCATCGGCACCTTCGCGTTCATCGCCCTACCGCTGTTCGTGTTGATGGGCGAACTGGTGCTCCACTCGGGGCTGGCCGCCCTCGCCATCACCTCCATCGGCAAGTGGCTGGGCCGGGTGCCCGGCCGCCTCGCCGTTCTGGCCGTGCTCGCGGGCACGGCGTTCGGCGCCGGCAGCGGCTCCAGCATGGCCAGCTCGGCCACCCTGGGCACGATCCTGGTGCCGGAGATGCGCAAGCAGGGCTACGACACCGGCCTGGCCGTGGGCACCCTCGCCACCTCCGGGGGGCTCGCGGTGCTGATCCCGCCCAGCGCGCTGATGGTTATCTTCGGCGGCATCAGCCAGCTCTCGGTGGGGGATCTCCTGATCGGCGGGATCCTGCCGGGACTGCTGCTGGCGACGCTGCTGTTCGGCTACATCGTCATCATCTGCTCTGTCCGGCCGGATCTGGCGCCGGCCGTGGAGCTGGAGAAGGTATCCTGGAGCGAGCGTCTGAATGCGCTCTTGTACTTCCTGCCACTGGTGGTGCTGGTGCTGGTGGTGTTGGGCTCGATCTTCATGGGTATAGCCACCCCCAGCGAATCCGCCGCCATGGGCGTGGCGGGAGCCTTCTGCCTGGCCGTGGCCTACCGGCGCCTGTCGCGGGAGATCCTGCGCAAGGCCCTGCTGGGGACCGTGGAGGTCTCGGGATTCGCTCTGCTCATCGTCACCAGCGCCACCGCCTTCAGCCAGATCCTGGCTCACTCCGGCGCCGCCATGGGCCTCTCGACGTTCGCCACCGAGTTGCCCGTCTCGCCGTGGATAATCATCGCCGCCATGCAGATCGTGATCCTAATCATGGGGGCGTTCATGGAGCCCATCTCCATCATGCTCATCACGGTGCCGATCTTCTTCCCCGTGATCCGCTCCCTGGGCCTCGATCCCCTGTGGTTCGCCATCGTCACCATGGTGAACATCGAGCTCTCGCTCATCACCCCGCCCTTCGGCATGAACCTGTTCGTGCTCAAGGGCGTCTCCCCGCCCGACGTCACCCTCGGCGCCATCTACCGCGGCGTCATCCCCTTCGTCCTGATCAACATCATCGCCCTCGCCCTGGTCATGCTGTTCCCGCCCATCGCCATCTGGTTGCCGGGGTTGATGCGGTAG
- a CDS encoding LLM class flavin-dependent oxidoreductase yields the protein MKFGLFIIGDDDPELQLDLKGYYERMLEQVRWGESLGYECFWFGEHHFDFHGVIPSPTVLMSAAATCTSTIRLGVAVALLPYRDPILTAEEYAMIDVLSGGRLDFGVGRGTPPELVGFGVKEDNRDRLVESLEVVEMAWCEGRVSYQGQFHHIDDVSLNVQPVQRPLPPVYFAALSQGSYQVAGERGYPILGIPFASCKDMAEVKRKVDFYKETLSQNGHDPATLDVGQTIHTHVAESDAAARRRARPAMSRYYEARKSVRPRGYDELDEQRMLMVGGPARCIEQIQEIADTGANYVIFSMNFAGLDQKSILESMAMMAEEVLPKVAAG from the coding sequence GTGAAATTCGGCTTGTTCATCATCGGAGACGACGACCCCGAGCTTCAGCTTGACCTCAAGGGCTACTACGAGAGGATGCTGGAACAGGTGCGGTGGGGAGAGTCGCTGGGATACGAGTGCTTCTGGTTCGGTGAGCACCACTTCGACTTCCACGGCGTCATCCCGTCGCCCACGGTGCTCATGTCCGCCGCCGCCACGTGTACCAGTACCATCCGCCTGGGAGTCGCCGTGGCGCTGCTGCCCTACCGGGACCCCATCCTCACGGCCGAAGAGTACGCCATGATCGACGTGCTCAGCGGCGGCCGGCTCGACTTCGGGGTGGGGCGCGGCACGCCGCCGGAGTTGGTCGGGTTCGGGGTCAAGGAGGACAACCGGGACCGGCTGGTGGAGAGCCTCGAAGTCGTGGAGATGGCTTGGTGCGAGGGGCGGGTGTCGTACCAGGGACAGTTCCATCACATCGACGACGTGTCGCTGAACGTGCAGCCGGTCCAGCGGCCGCTGCCGCCCGTGTACTTCGCCGCCCTGAGCCAGGGCTCCTACCAGGTGGCCGGCGAGCGCGGTTATCCTATCCTCGGCATCCCCTTCGCGAGCTGCAAGGACATGGCCGAAGTGAAGCGCAAGGTGGACTTCTACAAGGAGACCCTGAGCCAAAACGGCCACGACCCCGCCACGCTGGACGTGGGCCAAACCATCCATACCCACGTGGCCGAGTCCGACGCCGCCGCCCGACGCCGCGCCCGACCCGCCATGAGCCGCTACTACGAGGCGCGCAAGTCCGTACGTCCCCGCGGCTACGACGAGCTCGACGAACAGCGCATGCTCATGGTCGGCGGCCCCGCCCGTTGTATCGAGCAGATCCAGGAGATTGCCGACACCGGCGCCAACTATGTCATCTTCTCCATGAACTTCGCTGGCCTCGACCAGAAGAGCATCCTCGAATCCATGGCGATGATGGCGGAGGAGGTGCTGCCCAAGGTTGCGGCGGGCTAG
- a CDS encoding thiosulfate oxidation carrier protein SoxY — translation MNTTRREILSLAGASLAALAASLAGFLPVRVARAANETSRAIAAFTKGTVPAEGGVLLEAPEIADNGGAVPIRVAAEGARRIAVFADGNPSPGVAVFTFGKWITPAASTRIRLARSQKLIAVAEMSDGTFRTTSRPIKVTAGGC, via the coding sequence ATGAACACCACACGCAGGGAAATACTTTCTTTGGCAGGCGCATCGCTGGCCGCGCTGGCGGCCAGTTTGGCCGGTTTCCTTCCCGTCCGCGTTGCCCGGGCGGCCAATGAGACGTCGCGCGCCATCGCGGCGTTCACCAAGGGGACGGTGCCGGCCGAGGGCGGCGTCCTGCTCGAAGCGCCCGAGATCGCCGACAACGGCGGCGCCGTGCCGATCCGGGTCGCCGCCGAGGGCGCCCGGCGCATCGCCGTGTTCGCGGACGGCAATCCGAGTCCCGGCGTGGCCGTCTTTACCTTCGGAAAGTGGATCACGCCGGCGGCGTCGACCCGCATCCGGCTGGCCCGGAGCCAGAAGCTCATCGCCGTCGCGGAAATGTCCGACGGCACGTTTCGCACGACCTCCCGCCCGATCAAGGTGACGGCGGGCGGTTGCTAG
- the soxZ gene encoding thiosulfate oxidation carrier complex protein SoxZ, which yields MQKPRPRVKLPKSVSVGVPFTVRTRITHPMHTGLRLGRDGKRIPRRIINRFVVRYNGEETISVDLERAVSADPYFSFEMAVRESGEMEFEWLDDDGSTYRLSRRIEVKP from the coding sequence ATGCAGAAACCCAGACCGCGCGTGAAACTGCCGAAGTCGGTGTCCGTGGGCGTTCCTTTCACGGTCCGGACCCGGATTACCCATCCCATGCACACCGGGCTCCGCCTCGGCCGTGACGGCAAACGAATTCCGCGCCGGATCATCAACCGGTTCGTGGTGCGCTACAACGGGGAGGAGACGATCTCCGTGGACCTCGAGCGGGCGGTATCCGCCGACCCGTACTTCAGTTTCGAGATGGCTGTCCGGGAGTCGGGCGAGATGGAATTCGAATGGCTGGATGACGACGGCTCGACATACCGCCTC